In Zingiber officinale cultivar Zhangliang chromosome 1A, Zo_v1.1, whole genome shotgun sequence, the DNA window TGATCAAACTTATTCTGACTTATGTAGGTTTCTACAATGCCCATAAGTCTAAATATGTCTTTCATTATCATCTTAAAGGATTTCCAATATTGCTCAAAAGGTTTACAAAGTTTCAGACTTTATGTCAATTGGCATGTGCCTATAATTTTGTATAGGAGACTCATGATTGGGATTTCTCACCTTATATCTCTTCTACATACTTCACAGTTTCATCTcattataaaatttcaaaaatctgaGTCTCCTAGGTCCATCAataggtttcggtcaaaacccattgatggacctaaagagctctGATCGAACTCATTTAAACTCTTATGGATTTATTAGATGAATCTGAGTCCAAATAAACCCTCATTTACTCTTTTAAAGTCGTCCCAATAGTGCTCAAAACAATTTGAAATCTTCATAACACTGTGGTGCTAGTTTTCAAAGACCAGTACCAAAGTGAACCGACACCACTATTTGTGATCAGAACTAATACTGTATATTGATCTTCAAAAATAAACACCAACATTTGTTCTAGTTGGTACGTGACTATAATTTTTCCTACATGTCTTAGGACCAGTATTGAACACCATATATACCTTATACACACTAACTTCTTTCATCTCATTGTAAGTTTTAAGAAATCTAAGTctcctaggtccatcaatgagtttcgatcgaaactcattgatggacatAAAGAGCTTCGATCGGGCTCATTCCAACTTATGTAGGTTTCTATAGTGCTCAAGAGTCTAAATATGTCCTCCATTATCATCGTAAAGGATTCATAACATTGCTCAAAAAGTTTAGAAAATTTCAAACTTTATGTCAATTGACACGAGCTTATAACTTCATGTAGGAGACACAGGACTAGGACTTCTCACCATATCCCTTCTACATACTCCATACTTTCAtctcattataaaattttaaaaatctaaatctcCTAGGTCCATTAATGAATTTTAGTCAAAATCTATTAATAGACCTAAAGAGCTCTAATTAGACTTATTCTAACTCCTATGAGTTTATTAGGTGAACCTAAGTTCAAATAAACCCTCATTTACTCTTTCAAATCcttaaaaatgatttgaaacCTTCAAAACACTATGGTTTTAGTCTTTAGAAACCAACACTACTGTGGCGTTAGTCTTTGAAAATTAGCACCATAATGTGTGATCATAACCTATATTATGGTGCTAATCTTTGAAAATCGACACCATAATCACTTATATTTAAACTAtagtgttaatttttaaaaataaacatcaaaatattttttttattttataattatttttattaataaatttgttcatgttatttattttattttattttgaatttttattattttataattagatattaaaaaatagaagatattaaaaaaatagaacaaaataattttaatattttattaacctcctcttgaaaataaataaattaatttagaggatgatataattttttaaaaaaagttgagaaaaaaaatattgtatATTCAAATAGgagatggaaaaaaaaatgataatcctatTTAGCTTCTTTGACTATTCTAGGTACCGGTCCAGTCTCGGAGAAGTTTTCTACCGATCAGGATAAATAGAGATATACAAGGTCAAAATAGCTGATAACATCTTTTGATTAACAATTGCAGAAGAATTTATTACAAATATATCAAGTTGAAATAAAATGAACAATATGGATGTCCTATCATAACCCTGAAAATAAAATTATCTGGATAAACATTTTATAGTGATCGATCTCACCGCTAAAACGATCCTATATTAAAAAAACTCCTAAGAGAGTTTTTATAGATACGATGTCACTGTATTAATAAGAGGTCCTACTATCGAGACAGAGGTCCTACTATCGAGACAGTACTTCAATCAACAGACcattaaagaaagatttattTATTACTAAGACGACTCAAACTCAAAATCCCAAGCAAACTATGTCGCCATACTTACCACTTGACATAAATCACTTCGAGAAAAAAAAACATAGGAGAGGAAAGACAAGAGAGATGGTGGCACGTATAGGAAAGAGAATAAACAAATGTCGATAGTTGCGGATAAAATTGAAATCAAATGCATTTTTTAAGAAGAATAAAAGTTATGTGCATCTTTTAGACATTTTAAAACTTCAAAGACACCCTTTGAAAAATTGCCTCATTTTTAATGTAGGTGTAAGTATGATATTATTTTACTCAAATTTAAGTCCTAATAACTTAAACCAACATTCGACCTTGCCTACATGAGATAACAACAAACACAACCTCCGAAGAAGCATCAACGATCGATCATCGGAAATAAACACGATACGCTTCGTCATACACTTGGTAACATCAACGATCGATCAAGAAACATATGACCTTTTCTCAGTCCACATTTTCCAGGATTGAACCTATCGACAACATACAGATACCATTGTTTTTTCCGCACCGAGATGAGCCCCCTAATGACCATcaaaaaactttatattatttctttcctctacctATTGATTTCTACACCCCCAACTATCCAGCAAACAATTTAGCTTCAGAGAGAATTTGATGCCCAATGTCATTCCATGGTTTGGAGCCGTTACAGAGGGCTTTCTCGTCGGCAGATGAACACAGACAGCTTATGTGTGCTCTCTAAATCCTCCTATGTTCGGCCTGATGCTCGTTGCGTCCAACCGATAGCTTTTTCTGGGAGGAGCAAGGCCAGTAACCTTCCGAAATGAAAAATGTGCAAGTGACTCAGTTCGATGTTTCCATCGTATGAAAGTTCATGTTAGACTTGTCAAAACCATAAAACTCCTATGCAAAACACAAAACAGGATCTTACATTTCCGGTGCGATGGATAAGACTTGCGAGAAGCTCATCATTTACAAATACTTGCAAAGTAGGCATCTGTCTCATAGATCCAGGAAATTTGTCCAACGTCGAAGACATTGCACTTATTCTGCAAGTAGTAGGGGTGACGCTTTACGAATTATCATAATTCTCGCAATATAATCTCATATGATGAAAGTGATcgaagaagagggagaagaggcaACTTACCTATCATTGACGATCGAGATGTTATTTTTCACATAACGAAATATATTAACGTTCTCCTCTAACTGCAACGTCAAGAATGTACACACTTAGTAACCGAAAAGTATAGATAATGAACAAATAAGAACCACAAAGAACTAGAGTTTCTCATATCCTTTGGCAAACAAGTAGATTATTCAACTAATTAGCTAGTTACCAAGGGATTATTAAACCATAAAATCTCAAAAATCATCAACACATTGATGTAACACTACGATTTACGTATCTTAATTAAATGCTTAGGAGCATCTCTATGAATACAAATTTCCGAAGTCATTTGTTTACTTGGGTGGATGAGTAGGATGGAAGAGGAAAGTAGCCAGTACGACCAGGAATACGATTGGACTAATATATTCCACCAAAACAAAATGTGACTCGAAGACTCAAATCATAGAAAAGCAACAATTACAAAAGGGTAAGAAAACATACCGTGCCTCGGTTAATATTTTTTACAATTTCGTCCATAACTTTATCATTTTCATCCAAAATACGCTCTAAAGAGGGAGCTGTATGACAAGGAAGAAACATATAATGTCAAACTAAAAAGAGAGACAACAACGAGCActagttaagaaaaaaaaagtgaaacgGTAATCAAAACAAATGAATCGCTTATTCAATTTCTTATGAATTTTAATCGTACAAGTATTATTAAATTGGTTAACAAAAATGAACACCGAATGTCAATTTCAATGGAATTATTATTCCTTAATGGTTCTTCAACTTTTTCTCACTCTCCAAAGAATATCTATTTCTAGTCTATTTAATTTTCCAAGAATACATATTTTGAACACACACGATGGACCAAGCGAGCTACGCAGGCTAGGTGGATAGGGCAAGTATAGTGAACCTAGCAAACTAGGTCGGACCAAACAAACCGAGCAAGTTGGCTAAGCCAATGGATGCGCCGAACTTTTACCAACCAAAAGTAGAAATGAAATGATTCATTCAATTCTATTCAATGAACCAAACTAAAGAATACAATATTCCTATTATGTCTCTTATCCATTCCATTCCATCAAGTATGAACTAAATATACAGTTACTGGAAAACTAGAGGGGAGTATGGAACGAGGCATAACATTTTCAAAAATGGTATAACACGATCAACTAAAGCTAATTAGAGTTCAAGAAAATCATGCAACCATTATAGTATCAAAAGCAGAAACAAGCGAATCTGATACAAGGTGCAACCGATCGGCGTTAAGTATATCACAAGCTATTTAGACTAAATAAGAAAGAGTTAAAAGCAACAAGTCTTAGTATGTTGTGCAAAAATTTCAGGATATGACTCGAGTGCTCCAAAACTAACCTTCGGATGGTATAATATCCTGGATCTTCATACGATTCCCTGAAAGCAATCTAGGAGCCCTGGAAATATTGGCTGCTGAGGGAGCACCGCCGATCTTATCCTAAAGTGTTAGAAGAACACTGATAAAAATCATAAATCGTTGAAGGAACCAATAAGCTATAACTAATTTTAGGAATGCAAACAAGCTTATAAGCTTAATTGTGAAACCGCTATCAAGATAAAGTTGAAAGATTCAGTTGCTATAATTCTCTCCTAATGTTTGTACATGTTTATGAATAAAAACATTTTACCTAAAGGCATAATCACATTACATTTCGATCGCATGTAAATAAGCGGGATAGGGATGGCAGTGGATTGGGTATTATCTAGATCACATTGGATTAAATATATGCCACTAAACCTGTTTCGATACCTGCTTTGGATGATAAACATGTACATGTCGTAAACAAACATAAACAAGACCCAAACCTGATTATTAAGCATAATTTGGTACCCGAACATGAATTAAATAGGTCGGGTATGCATGAATACCAGATTATCATGTGACTGAGTCTTCTGTTTTATTAAAAGCTGATGAGAAACTCATTAGCATTTAACACAATTCCTATGACCAATATATGCAAACTGGCACACAAGAGAATAGATTATTGGAAAACAATTATCAGATGAAAACAACATGTCGAAGAGTTACCTGCATATCTTTTGCCTTTCTTGCTGTATGAAATTCTTTCGTCTTCTGTCTTTTTCCATTTTCCTTGTGCTGCAAGAGAGATCAATGTGTTGGTGGAGAGATAAAATAGATAAAAGGATGCCTAATGATCTTTTAGCACTAATAACAATAACGTGTCTTTAATCGTATGGTCTCTAAGTTGATACCTCCAGGTTTGAGGATTCATTGATCAACACAAGCCAGAGGAAAGTGCATTCAACTTTATTTTATCGTTGTATTAAAACAGATAATTACTTGGACATTAGACGTATATTGTTgttcataaataaattttgttgtAGAAAAAGATGATTGATTGAACTAACAATCTATATCGGACATAGACAAAGAAAGCAAACTTTAACTGAAATGAAGGCCACTATGATCCATACATTGACATATCAATATTTTGGAGTTTTGtttgaaaacaaaaagaaaaagtaaaaagaaaaaaaaatatcgaTGAAGCATGGCTGAGTTCTtattgaagatcaagcagattTAATGAATCCACTTATGTTGTAAGAACAGAGTTAGCACATGGTTGTTCTTTGTAAAAAAAGAAAGAATAGAAAGGGAGAAGGAATTTCAATGGACAAAATGGAAATCTAATATGGGATTGGTTTTGGTTTCATTACGAAATCTGCCACTGCCTTTCACATTtccaaaaaagaaaaaagaaaagtgaAAAGAACTATTTTTCATGTTTCAGCTTTCCAAAATCTCTAAATTTTAAGATcatatttaaaaaagaaaaatatccaaCCAAAAAACATGAAAAAGGATAAAGATCATCCAACCAAACATAGTATCCTAACTATATGCTTCACTTCTTAAAGGATTGGTTTTGAATCGGTAATAAGCCAAGTGAGGCAGACTGGTCACTAATTGCATATTGCTTTATTTCTATAGTTGACAAATAAATATAAGTTGAAGTAATGTGAGCATGACAAGCTACAAGTTTTTTTTCCAATGGAAAATGATTGATCGTTATGTTTGTGTGCAGAAGCCATACGCCCGACTTGCTAAGTCCAGTATACGTTAAGGGAACAATTGTAGAGGGCTCTGGGATTAGAGATATCCTCTTGAACGAATTATATTTCAACATAACAAAATACGTGTCATGTGTGGAATGATAGAAAAGGGCGAAGCAAAGCATGCTTCTGGGTCAGAAGTTGAGTATAAGTCGCTCTGGTAGAGAGTATATAATCCCACATGTTAAACTCAACGTGAAGGAAAGGACAATTTGAATATTGAATGATAGTTTAGCACAAACATTGAAACTGAGTTTTCTCGGTAAGAAGGGCCAGAGGCAGCAACCAGAAGTAGCACTGGTGCAAGAGCCTTAAGCCCAAAAGGAAAAGGCCATTTTAAGAATTCAAGCTAGCTAACGATATATTTACAAAAtagaaaacataaatgaaacccaGAGTTTTACATAAAAGTCATCATTCTGAACAAGGAACTTACTGTGATCCACTGGCACCTCAATGCAACATCCCTTATAGTCTTCTTAGGCAACATAAAAGATATCATTGTGTACTTTCGTATTCCAACGAGATGAGAATATCTGTCTTTCacaaacacaaattaatattgaaacataaataaacaacaaaaacAATCAAGACCATTTATGTTAGCCATAACACACAAGATAAATCTAAAATATGATAAACAGCAAAAACAAACAACaattaagagaattctgagagaTGGCATGCCACATAACATACTTGATAAGGCCTATGTGCAAAATTTCAATTTCTTCTTGTAACCAATATGCGGGCGACCCTGACACATGTGTAAACCCTGGCACTGGTTCACGAAGCATAGATCCCGCAGAGTACTGAACTGAAGTCGTCGCATCCATATGATTGATCAAGCCAGAACCCAGAGAATTAAACATGCCAACCATGCTGTTGTTCCCACCCAAACTGCAGACTTCATCAGGACTCAAGCCCCTCGAGCTATTTCTAGCGCCTGACTGAAAAGAAACCATGAGAGGATGATGGAAGGAAGGAGGCAGATTGGCTTGGTAGGAACCCATGTTAGAATCAGCTGCCATCTCTA includes these proteins:
- the LOC122029949 gene encoding uncharacterized protein LOC122029949, with translation MAADSNMGSYQANLPPSFHHPLMVSFQSGARNSSRGLSPDEVCSLGGNNSMVGMFNSLGSGLINHMDATTSVQYSAGSMLREPVPGFTHVSGSPAYWLQEEIEILHIGLIKYSHLVGIRKYTMISFMLPKKTIRDVALRCQWITHKENGKRQKTKEFHTARKAKDMQDKIGGAPSAANISRAPRLLSGNRMKIQDIIPSEAPSLERILDENDKVMDEIVKNINRGTLEENVNIFRYVKNNISIVNDRISAMSSTLDKFPGSMRQMPTLQVFVNDELLASLIHRTGNVTGLAPPRKSYRLDATSIRPNIGGFREHT